A genome region from Akkermansiaceae bacterium includes the following:
- a CDS encoding cadherin-like beta sandwich domain-containing protein yields the protein MPFRSPFCGVLLSGIALAQSLSAATITADFTSASTVPLTASSYTATGNAVDFSLGFAPARGTSLTLVNLTGIRFISGRFTNLAHGQRVHLRYGTTVYHFIADFYGGDGNDVVLQWAFRSPHAWGGNDSGQLGRGITTISAIPAAVQASGVLAGKIPVAVSAGEGHSLALCSDGTLVAWGLNNAGQLGNRSYINSSVPVAVSTIGAIGSKTVVAVAAGAFHSLALLSDGTVAAWGDNNNGQLGIGSQQSQSNPTAVVTNGALAGKSVVAIAAGDSHSLALCSDGTLVAWGMNWDGQLGIGTTSNGSSVPVTVQAAGFSGRLIRSISAGASHSLAVTTDGRIAVWGSDTSGQLGNGSFGGSSSSPGLLTTLSGANAAICGGVHTLANTSQLSAFAWGNNSDGQLGNSTFASSDFPVSVTTSGALSGKSVSRLAAGRSHSLALCTDGTLTAWGSNIQGQVGNNSSSDRNSPIAISALGTLSGKTPVAIAAGARHSLAIAAENVSLLADDASLVTLTASEGTWFSPFTSGHRDYSITAPTTTSSISFTPRASNPSATVRINGNIVAAGATSPPLPLAFGGNSLSIAVTAADGITVGTYTFFVTRAQPSTDTRLSALTISTGALSPGFSQNAGAYRAELPEQTTSLTLSATTTEPNATVTVNGSALTSGATTPPIPLAFGENRIFIRVTAQDGITIRTTTLIAFRAVPPASQLTALDAAPFILSPGFHPARTAYAIAVPFGTTAISLAPGSLPEGALTVQGAPIAHGETPPPIPLSPGLNIITLRTTSPGGYATDYEIRVVRPTEIDFTFTSANQTAAEFPLFDATGLSARLSLGFSPPAGTSLTVLSLTGISRTAGRFENIAQGQPITLKHGGTAHAFIADYAGGDGNDLVLHPADRQLYTWGTNSWGQLGIGNNTDTATATPVITTGILAGKSVIKATIGGAHTVAHTADGTLAAWGQNSLFQLGTGNNIGRNFPVAVLPQPALSGTTIATASGGSYTLALSLGGTLAAWGNNSNGQFGNGGTSSSSLAVPISTSGVLAGKSITSFSASSSHVLALCQDGTLAAWGANSSGQLGNGTTNTSSTLPVLVDTSGLLRGKTVVQIATDFSRSFALCSDGTLASWGSNTSGELGNGGTTNTTLPTPVVTSGVLAGKSIVQIAAGGGVAYALCSDGTLAGWGYNFFGQIGDGTKINRPEPVLIPSTGALSGKSIAAVLVKSGITLLTCTDGSRVKFSNDTAPTVFETTGIPADRSIVAFDTSGGHTAAIAAAASIPDASEYDLWLNRFPPLTDPSPLADSDADGIGNIIESALGGDPSTNSADILPSAVRNGSQLTFSFHRREDALTESVLSFQFSTDLRAWEEIDLNNPSDPRLTLGPTTPQGLRPVSITLPAPASGSFFSRVKVSRM from the coding sequence ATGCCTTTCCGATCTCCATTCTGCGGAGTCCTACTCTCCGGGATCGCACTCGCCCAGTCTCTTTCTGCCGCCACGATCACGGCCGATTTCACCTCGGCGTCCACCGTTCCGCTCACTGCCAGCTCTTACACGGCAACGGGAAACGCCGTGGACTTCTCCCTTGGTTTCGCCCCCGCACGCGGCACCAGCCTGACCCTCGTCAATCTCACCGGGATCCGTTTCATATCGGGGCGGTTCACGAACCTCGCCCACGGGCAGCGCGTCCACCTGCGTTACGGCACCACGGTCTATCATTTCATCGCCGATTTCTATGGCGGCGATGGCAATGATGTCGTCCTCCAGTGGGCATTCCGCAGCCCCCACGCCTGGGGAGGAAACGACAGCGGACAGTTGGGAAGGGGAATCACGACGATCAGCGCGATCCCGGCCGCGGTTCAGGCCTCCGGTGTCCTCGCGGGAAAAATCCCCGTAGCCGTGTCGGCGGGAGAGGGGCATAGCCTTGCTCTCTGCTCGGATGGCACCCTCGTCGCATGGGGGCTGAACAACGCCGGCCAGCTCGGCAATCGCTCATACATCAACAGCTCCGTTCCGGTCGCGGTTTCCACGATCGGTGCCATCGGTAGTAAAACCGTGGTCGCCGTTGCCGCAGGCGCTTTCCATAGCCTCGCTCTCCTCTCGGATGGCACCGTCGCCGCCTGGGGTGACAACAACAACGGCCAGCTCGGAATCGGTTCTCAACAGTCCCAGTCCAACCCGACAGCCGTTGTCACAAACGGCGCACTCGCCGGAAAATCCGTGGTCGCCATAGCCGCCGGTGACTCCCACAGCCTCGCGCTTTGCTCGGACGGCACTCTCGTTGCCTGGGGTATGAACTGGGACGGCCAGCTCGGTATCGGCACCACCTCGAACGGCAGCTCCGTTCCCGTGACCGTCCAAGCAGCCGGCTTCAGTGGCCGCCTGATCAGGTCGATCTCGGCAGGGGCATCCCACAGCCTTGCGGTCACCACGGACGGGCGCATCGCCGTCTGGGGCTCGGACACATCGGGCCAGCTTGGCAACGGCTCATTCGGCGGCTCATCCAGCAGCCCCGGCCTGCTTACCACCCTCTCCGGAGCGAACGCAGCCATCTGCGGCGGCGTGCACACCCTCGCCAACACAAGCCAGCTATCCGCTTTTGCATGGGGGAATAATTCCGACGGCCAGCTCGGCAATTCCACCTTCGCCTCTTCCGATTTCCCCGTTTCCGTCACCACAAGCGGAGCCCTTTCCGGAAAAAGCGTCTCCCGTTTGGCAGCAGGGAGATCCCACAGCCTCGCCCTTTGCACCGACGGCACACTCACCGCCTGGGGATCAAACATTCAGGGCCAGGTCGGAAACAACAGCAGCTCGGATCGCAACTCGCCCATCGCCATCTCAGCATTGGGCACGCTGTCGGGAAAAACACCTGTCGCCATCGCCGCCGGGGCGCGACACAGCCTCGCGATCGCTGCCGAAAACGTCTCCCTACTCGCCGATGACGCCTCGCTCGTCACCCTCACAGCAAGCGAAGGGACATGGTTCAGCCCATTCACATCCGGGCACAGGGATTACTCGATCACCGCCCCCACCACCACTTCCTCGATCTCCTTCACGCCCCGCGCCTCAAACCCGTCCGCCACCGTCCGCATCAATGGCAACATCGTCGCCGCCGGAGCCACCAGCCCGCCTTTACCGCTCGCCTTCGGCGGAAATTCACTGAGCATCGCCGTCACCGCCGCGGATGGGATCACGGTCGGCACATATACCTTTTTCGTCACGCGCGCCCAGCCCTCCACCGATACCAGACTCTCCGCACTGACAATCAGCACCGGCGCCCTCAGCCCGGGCTTCAGCCAGAACGCCGGCGCATACAGGGCCGAACTCCCGGAACAAACCACCTCGCTCACACTCTCCGCAACCACCACCGAGCCAAACGCGACCGTCACCGTGAACGGGAGCGCCCTCACCTCAGGCGCCACCACCCCGCCCATTCCCTTGGCCTTCGGCGAAAACAGGATCTTCATCCGCGTCACCGCTCAGGACGGCATCACCATCCGCACCACCACCCTGATCGCTTTCCGCGCCGTTCCCCCGGCCTCGCAACTCACCGCGCTTGATGCCGCACCCTTCATCCTCTCCCCCGGATTTCACCCGGCGCGCACCGCTTACGCCATCGCAGTCCCCTTCGGCACCACTGCCATCTCACTTGCCCCGGGCAGCCTGCCGGAAGGCGCCCTCACCGTCCAAGGCGCTCCCATCGCCCATGGCGAAACCCCGCCGCCCATCCCGCTCTCCCCCGGCCTGAATATCATCACCCTCCGCACCACCAGCCCGGGCGGGTACGCCACCGATTACGAAATCCGGGTCGTGCGTCCCACCGAGATCGATTTCACCTTCACATCCGCAAACCAGACCGCCGCAGAGTTCCCCCTCTTCGACGCCACCGGCCTCAGCGCCCGGCTGTCACTCGGGTTCTCCCCGCCCGCCGGCACCTCTCTCACCGTGCTCAGCCTCACCGGCATTTCTCGCACGGCCGGACGTTTTGAAAACATAGCCCAAGGCCAGCCCATCACCTTGAAACACGGGGGAACCGCCCACGCATTCATCGCGGACTATGCCGGCGGCGATGGCAACGACCTCGTCCTCCACCCCGCCGACAGGCAGCTCTACACCTGGGGCACCAACAGCTGGGGCCAGCTCGGCATCGGGAACAACACCGATACCGCCACCGCCACCCCTGTCATTACCACCGGCATCCTGGCGGGGAAATCCGTCATCAAGGCCACCATCGGAGGTGCCCACACCGTCGCCCACACCGCCGATGGCACACTCGCCGCATGGGGGCAGAACTCGCTCTTTCAGCTCGGCACCGGGAACAACATCGGCCGCAATTTCCCCGTCGCCGTCCTGCCCCAGCCAGCCCTCTCAGGCACCACGATCGCCACGGCCAGCGGCGGCAGCTACACGCTCGCCCTCAGCCTCGGCGGCACCCTCGCGGCCTGGGGCAACAATTCCAACGGCCAGTTCGGCAACGGCGGCACCAGCTCCAGCAGCCTTGCCGTCCCCATCTCCACCAGCGGCGTCCTTGCCGGGAAATCCATCACCTCTTTCAGCGCGAGCTCCAGCCATGTCCTCGCCCTCTGCCAGGACGGCACCCTCGCCGCCTGGGGGGCGAACTCCTCCGGCCAACTCGGCAACGGCACCACCAACACCAGCAGCACACTCCCCGTTCTCGTCGATACCTCGGGGCTGCTCCGTGGAAAAACCGTCGTCCAGATCGCCACCGACTTCTCCCGCAGCTTCGCCCTCTGCTCCGATGGCACCCTTGCCAGTTGGGGTTCCAACACCAGCGGCGAACTCGGCAACGGCGGCACCACCAACACCACCCTCCCCACTCCGGTTGTTACCTCCGGAGTCCTCGCCGGGAAATCCATCGTCCAAATCGCTGCCGGTGGCGGAGTCGCCTACGCCCTCTGCTCGGATGGCACACTCGCCGGCTGGGGATACAATTTCTTCGGCCAGATCGGCGATGGCACGAAAATCAACCGCCCCGAGCCCGTCCTCATCCCCTCCACCGGTGCACTCAGCGGAAAATCCATCGCCGCTGTCCTCGTGAAATCCGGCATCACCCTCCTCACCTGCACCGACGGCAGCCGCGTGAAATTTTCCAACGACACAGCACCAACCGTTTTCGAAACCACCGGCATCCCCGCCGACCGAAGCATCGTGGCCTTCGACACCAGCGGTGGCCACACCGCCGCCATCGCCGCCGCCGCATCCATTCCGGATGCCAGCGAATACGACCTCTGGCTCAACCGTTTCCCGCCGCTCACGGATCCTTCGCCACTCGCCGACTCCGATGCGGACGGCATCGGAAACATCATCGAATCCGCCCTTGGCGGCGACCCGTCCACGAACTCCGCCGACATCCTACCCTCCGCCGTCCGCAACGGCAGCCAACTCACCTTTTCCTTCCACCGCCGCGAAGACGCGCTCACGGAAAGCGTCCTCAGCTTCCAGTTTTCCACAGATCTGAGAGCCTGGGAGGAAATCGACCTCAACAATCCATCCGACCCCCGCCTCACCCTCGGGCCAACAACCCCGCAAGGCCTGCGGCCGGTCTCCATCACACTGCCCGCACCCGCCTCCGGTTCCTTCTTTTCCCGCGTCAAGGTCAGCAGGATGTAG
- the gyrA gene encoding DNA gyrase subunit A produces the protein MSDSIKPINVADELSQSFLEYSMSVIISRALPDVRDGLKPSQRRVLYAMRQLGVTPSKSHVKCAKIVGETMGNYHPHGDSSIYSTLVNMGQPWSMRELIVDGQGNFGSVEGDAAASMRYTEARLHPLGMAMMDDLDKDTVDFVPNYDGTLQEPSVMPSAFPNFLVNGGTGIAVGMATNLAPHNLGEVIDGICAMINDPHIDLPGLMQHIKGPDFPVACEVRGIRGIEDYFRTGKGSMRLRGKVEIEENENGKSMIIIREVPYGVNRAVLQTRIAELVNEKTLTGISGMRDLSDEETRIEIELKRDARPQVVVNQLFKLTALETSFSVNMLAIHEKRPKQLSLKEAIDCYIEHRRDVVIRRTRYLLGKAEERAELLEAYLLALGHLDDFIKIIRDSKNRDEARTRLAAYEFSTATAQGLGILLRSQPAVQGEKYVFSERQVNAILELRLYQLTGLERDKVKAEYDGILEEIKDYLDILAREERVLNIIKDELQAIKAKYATPRKCPIVAEVGEVAMEDLIANDAMIVTLSHRGYIKRTPATEYRLQGRGGKGLKGMETKATAKDVEDDFVEHLFSVQTHDYLLFFTNTGRLYVERVFELPEGSRTSVGRSIKNVLDLQPEEKIAAMLRLERTVDEDGNDITFREDAGFVFFATRSGKVKKTALNDFRNYRKAGIIAIILEEQNELIGVRLTSGNDDIILVTHEGISLRFSEQDTRPLGRSSMGVMGIRPVEGDYVVGLALVEENHTLLVASENGLGKRTAFEEYRKQSRGGKGIITMKVTEKTGPLVGALAVEDEHELMLMTSTGQSIRIRVSEVRTTGRNAQGVKLLTLKSGEKLQDISLVIPDGEDAESEESDPETERGSESAEEPGSPTQATD, from the coding sequence ATGTCCGATTCCATCAAGCCCATCAACGTCGCCGACGAACTCTCGCAGTCGTTCCTCGAGTATTCGATGTCCGTCATCATCTCACGCGCCCTCCCGGACGTGCGCGATGGCCTGAAACCCTCCCAGCGCCGCGTCCTCTACGCCATGCGCCAGCTCGGCGTGACACCTTCGAAATCACACGTGAAGTGCGCCAAGATCGTCGGTGAGACAATGGGTAACTACCACCCGCACGGCGACTCCTCCATCTACTCCACCCTCGTCAACATGGGTCAGCCATGGTCCATGCGCGAGCTCATCGTCGATGGCCAGGGGAACTTCGGATCGGTCGAAGGTGATGCCGCCGCTTCCATGCGTTACACCGAGGCGCGCCTCCACCCGCTCGGCATGGCGATGATGGACGACCTCGACAAGGACACGGTCGATTTCGTCCCCAACTACGACGGCACCCTCCAGGAGCCCTCCGTCATGCCTTCCGCGTTCCCGAACTTCCTCGTGAACGGCGGCACCGGCATCGCCGTCGGCATGGCCACGAACCTGGCCCCGCACAACCTCGGCGAGGTCATCGACGGCATCTGTGCGATGATCAACGATCCCCACATCGACCTCCCCGGCCTGATGCAGCACATCAAGGGGCCGGATTTCCCGGTGGCCTGCGAGGTGCGCGGCATCCGCGGCATCGAGGATTATTTCCGCACCGGAAAAGGCTCCATGCGCCTCCGCGGAAAAGTCGAGATCGAGGAGAATGAGAACGGCAAGTCGATGATCATCATCCGCGAGGTTCCCTACGGGGTGAACCGCGCCGTCCTCCAGACCCGCATCGCGGAGCTGGTGAACGAGAAAACACTCACCGGCATCTCCGGCATGCGCGACCTTTCCGACGAGGAGACCCGCATCGAGATCGAGCTCAAGCGCGACGCCCGCCCGCAGGTCGTCGTCAACCAGCTCTTCAAGCTCACCGCTCTCGAAACCTCGTTCAGCGTCAACATGCTCGCGATCCACGAGAAGCGCCCGAAACAGCTTTCCCTCAAGGAAGCCATCGACTGCTACATCGAGCACCGCCGCGATGTCGTCATCCGCCGCACCCGCTACCTGCTCGGAAAAGCCGAGGAGCGCGCCGAACTCCTCGAGGCCTACCTCCTCGCGCTCGGCCACCTCGACGATTTCATCAAGATCATCCGCGACTCCAAGAACCGCGACGAAGCACGCACCCGCCTTGCCGCCTACGAGTTCTCCACCGCCACCGCCCAAGGGCTCGGCATCCTGCTCCGCTCGCAGCCTGCGGTGCAGGGCGAGAAATACGTGTTCTCCGAACGCCAGGTGAACGCCATCCTCGAACTCCGCCTCTACCAGCTCACCGGCCTTGAGCGCGACAAGGTGAAGGCCGAATACGACGGCATCCTCGAGGAAATCAAGGACTACCTCGACATCCTCGCCCGCGAGGAGCGCGTCCTCAACATCATCAAGGACGAGCTCCAGGCGATCAAGGCGAAGTACGCCACTCCCCGTAAGTGCCCCATCGTCGCGGAAGTCGGCGAGGTCGCGATGGAGGATCTTATCGCCAACGACGCGATGATCGTCACCCTCTCGCACCGCGGTTACATCAAGCGCACCCCCGCCACCGAATACCGCCTCCAGGGCCGCGGCGGCAAAGGCCTCAAGGGCATGGAAACGAAGGCCACCGCAAAGGACGTCGAGGACGATTTCGTCGAGCACCTCTTCTCCGTCCAGACCCACGATTACCTGCTGTTCTTCACCAACACCGGTCGCCTCTACGTGGAGCGCGTGTTCGAGCTCCCCGAGGGCTCCCGCACCTCCGTCGGCCGCAGCATCAAGAACGTCCTCGACCTCCAGCCGGAGGAAAAGATCGCCGCAATGCTCCGCCTCGAGCGCACCGTGGACGAGGACGGCAACGACATCACCTTCCGCGAGGACGCGGGCTTCGTGTTCTTCGCCACCCGCAGCGGAAAGGTCAAGAAGACGGCTCTCAACGACTTCCGCAACTACCGCAAGGCCGGCATCATCGCGATCATCCTTGAGGAGCAGAACGAACTCATCGGCGTCCGCCTCACCTCCGGCAACGACGACATCATCCTCGTCACCCACGAGGGCATCAGCCTCCGCTTCTCCGAGCAGGACACCCGCCCGCTCGGCCGCTCCTCGATGGGCGTCATGGGCATACGCCCGGTGGAGGGCGATTACGTCGTCGGCCTGGCTCTCGTGGAGGAGAACCACACCCTTCTCGTCGCCTCCGAAAACGGCCTCGGCAAGCGCACCGCCTTCGAGGAATACCGCAAGCAATCGCGCGGCGGCAAAGGCATCATCACCATGAAGGTCACCGAGAAAACCGGCCCGCTCGTCGGCGCACTCGCCGTCGAGGATGAGCACGAGCTCATGCTCATGACCTCCACCGGCCAGTCGATCCGCATCCGCGTCAGCGAAGTCCGCACCACCGGCCGCAACGCCCAGGGCGTGAAACTCCTCACCCTGAAATCCGGCGAGAAACTCCAGGACATCTCCCTGGTCATCCCCGACGGGGAGGACGCGGAGAGCGAGGAAAGCGACCCGGAAACGGAGCGCGGTTCCGAGTCGGCGGAGGAGCCCGGATCACCGACTCAAGCGACGGACTAA
- the ispF gene encoding 2-C-methyl-D-erythritol 2,4-cyclodiphosphate synthase, whose product MSGLEPTFAAGGFVLGGVEIPHSQGLDGHSDADVLCHAIADAVLGAMGNSDIGHYFPPGDPSCKDISSLKILEKCRELLAEENLSLVNIGSTLIADAPKVLPHREAMQRNIGAAPGIPPSRVGIKATTNETMGFVGRKEGIAAMAVAMVTTVA is encoded by the coding sequence ATATCTGGGCTTGAACCTACGTTCGCCGCTGGTGGTTTCGTCCTCGGCGGGGTTGAGATCCCGCACAGCCAGGGGTTGGATGGCCATTCGGATGCGGATGTCCTCTGCCATGCCATCGCGGATGCCGTCCTGGGTGCGATGGGGAATTCCGACATCGGCCATTATTTCCCGCCGGGCGATCCATCCTGCAAGGACATCTCTTCCCTGAAAATCCTGGAGAAATGCCGCGAACTTCTCGCGGAGGAAAACCTCTCGCTGGTTAACATCGGCTCCACCCTCATCGCCGATGCTCCAAAAGTTTTGCCCCACCGCGAGGCCATGCAAAGGAACATCGGCGCAGCCCCGGGCATCCCACCCTCCCGCGTCGGCATCAAGGCCACAACCAACGAGACCATGGGCTTCGTCGGCCGCAAGGAAGGCATCGCCGCGATGGCCGTCGCCATGGTGACAACCGTCGCGTGA
- the gyrB gene encoding DNA topoisomerase (ATP-hydrolyzing) subunit B — protein sequence MSEEKNEPEKAQTKVGAEQEYNAGQIDKLEGLEAVRKRPGMYIGDPDERGLHHCVFEVLDNSIDEHLAGYCSKIKVAIHVDGSISVSDNGRGIPVDMHQKFGIPAVELVLTNLHAGGKFGQGAYKYSGGLHGVGAKCVNALSDWFRADITRGGQVHRIAFERGKTTEPLHVVGDADPKKTGTAITFFPDATIFVDTIVFQFDRLATRLRELAFLNPGLTIELEDERPESAKKTSFFYKDGITEFVTQLCENKNVVHESPVVISGKREIDIDYDGKQTKEDVFADVVFQYNDSYQDQILCFANSIPNADGGTHLTGFRTALTRAINTYAKANKILKDKDPALSGDDVREGLVCVISVKMPSPRFSSQTKGKLVNSEIEGVVSSIVYEGLNTYFEENPSLARKIIEKSVNAARAREAARKARETVRKSALSGGGLPGKLADCSERDPAKSELYIVEGDSAGGSAKQGRDRRTQAILPLRGKVINVEKARLHRALQNKEIQSMITAIGAGIGEGDQDGAFNIEKVRYHKIVIMTDADVDGSHIRTLLLTFFCRHMPELVKKGYLYIAQPPLYLVTRKKRSEYVQDNDELNKILIDLGAGEVTLRSFDRSREFSAEELKGILENLSSLSRFTKAIEGNGGNFQEYLANRSADGHLPEYMVRIREGNQESVLYFTNQAALSAYASENRDLGLFDERLTDEELAAVTGPSRRAVLHELHESHAIAKIFSRLNELGIDTKVFHSMDTPIFEILEGDGEKKTSTPIFVVSEILGKVLEISAKGVQIKRFKGLGEMNAKQLFATTMDPETRQFLRVRLDEDNAVEADKMFDVLMGDVVEPRKRFIEDNALNVRNLDV from the coding sequence ATGTCAGAGGAAAAAAACGAGCCGGAGAAGGCCCAGACCAAGGTCGGGGCGGAGCAGGAATACAACGCCGGACAGATCGACAAACTCGAAGGCCTTGAAGCCGTCCGCAAGCGCCCCGGCATGTACATCGGGGATCCCGACGAGCGCGGACTCCACCACTGCGTGTTTGAGGTTTTGGACAACTCCATCGACGAGCACCTCGCCGGCTATTGCTCGAAGATCAAGGTCGCGATCCATGTCGATGGTTCCATCTCCGTCTCCGACAACGGGCGGGGCATCCCCGTGGACATGCACCAGAAATTCGGCATCCCCGCCGTCGAGCTGGTGCTGACCAACCTCCACGCCGGTGGAAAATTCGGCCAGGGCGCCTACAAGTACTCCGGCGGCCTCCACGGGGTCGGCGCGAAGTGCGTCAACGCCCTTTCCGACTGGTTCCGCGCGGACATCACCCGTGGCGGGCAGGTTCACCGCATCGCCTTCGAGCGCGGCAAGACCACCGAGCCGCTCCATGTCGTCGGCGATGCCGATCCCAAGAAAACCGGCACCGCAATCACCTTCTTCCCGGACGCCACGATCTTCGTCGACACCATCGTCTTCCAGTTCGACCGCCTCGCCACCCGCCTGCGCGAGCTCGCGTTCCTCAACCCGGGGCTCACCATCGAGCTCGAGGACGAGCGCCCGGAGTCCGCGAAAAAGACCTCGTTCTTCTACAAGGACGGCATCACCGAATTCGTGACGCAGCTCTGCGAAAACAAGAATGTCGTCCACGAATCGCCGGTCGTCATCAGCGGCAAGCGCGAGATCGACATCGACTACGACGGCAAGCAGACCAAGGAGGACGTTTTCGCGGATGTCGTGTTCCAATACAACGATTCCTACCAGGATCAGATCCTCTGCTTCGCCAACAGCATCCCCAACGCCGACGGCGGCACCCACCTCACCGGCTTCCGCACCGCCCTCACCCGCGCGATCAACACCTACGCGAAGGCAAACAAGATCCTGAAGGACAAGGATCCCGCCCTTTCCGGCGATGACGTCCGCGAGGGCCTCGTCTGCGTCATTTCCGTGAAAATGCCCAGCCCGCGCTTCTCCTCCCAGACGAAAGGCAAGCTGGTCAACTCCGAGATCGAGGGCGTCGTCTCCTCCATCGTGTACGAAGGGCTCAATACCTATTTTGAGGAAAACCCCTCCCTCGCCCGCAAGATCATCGAGAAATCCGTCAACGCCGCCCGCGCCCGCGAGGCCGCCCGCAAAGCCCGGGAAACCGTCCGGAAATCCGCCCTCTCCGGCGGCGGCCTGCCCGGCAAGCTCGCCGATTGCTCCGAGCGCGATCCCGCGAAGTCCGAGCTCTACATTGTCGAAGGAGACTCCGCCGGTGGTTCCGCCAAACAAGGCCGCGACCGGCGGACACAGGCCATCCTCCCGCTGCGCGGAAAGGTGATCAACGTCGAGAAAGCCCGCCTCCACCGCGCCCTCCAGAACAAGGAAATCCAATCCATGATCACCGCCATCGGCGCGGGAATCGGCGAGGGCGATCAGGACGGTGCCTTCAACATCGAGAAGGTTCGCTACCACAAGATCGTCATCATGACCGATGCCGACGTGGACGGCTCCCACATCCGCACCCTGCTGCTCACCTTCTTCTGCCGCCACATGCCGGAGCTCGTGAAAAAGGGCTACCTCTACATCGCCCAGCCGCCGCTCTATCTGGTCACGCGGAAAAAGCGCTCGGAATACGTCCAGGACAACGATGAGCTCAACAAGATCCTCATCGACCTAGGTGCCGGCGAAGTCACACTCCGCAGCTTCGACAGGTCACGGGAATTTTCCGCCGAGGAACTCAAGGGCATCCTGGAAAACCTCTCCTCTCTCTCCCGTTTCACCAAAGCCATCGAGGGCAACGGCGGCAACTTCCAGGAATACCTCGCCAACCGCAGCGCCGACGGTCACCTGCCGGAATACATGGTCCGCATCCGCGAGGGCAACCAGGAATCCGTCCTCTACTTCACCAACCAGGCGGCGCTCTCCGCCTACGCTTCGGAAAACCGGGATCTCGGCCTCTTCGACGAGCGGCTCACCGACGAGGAACTCGCCGCCGTCACCGGCCCCTCCCGCCGTGCCGTCCTCCACGAGCTCCACGAGTCCCACGCGATCGCGAAGATCTTCTCACGCCTGAACGAACTCGGAATCGATACGAAGGTCTTCCACTCCATGGACACCCCCATCTTCGAAATCCTTGAAGGCGATGGTGAAAAGAAGACCTCGACACCGATTTTCGTCGTCTCCGAAATCCTCGGCAAGGTCCTTGAGATCTCCGCCAAGGGCGTCCAGATCAAGCGCTTCAAGGGACTTGGCGAGATGAACGCCAAACAGCTTTTCGCCACCACCATGGATCCGGAAACCCGCCAGTTCCTCCGCGTCCGCCTCGACGAGGACAACGCCGTCGAGGCCGACAAGATGTTCGACGTCCTCATGGGTGATGTCGTCGAGCCCCGCAAACGCTTCATCGAGGACAACGCCCTCAATGTCCGCAACCTGGATGTGTAA